GATTTGTAAGTAGGAAATAATAACAAATTAGAAACTCTAACTGGAATTGGTAGGAAATGAACTGAAGAATATTTCGTTAACACTTCAGGGACACTCCAATTACCGCGCAGCCAGTCTTTAATTCCAGGTTGATAGACAATACCTAACTCAAAATTTTCCTCTGCTTGCAGGGAGTAAAGCGATTGAATTAAGTTTGCTACCTGCAACCCGACTCCACTAGGTTGAGGAGTCATGGGAGTAGCATCAATGATGATTTTATGAACTGACACTGACAAAACGTGGATCGAAATAATTATTTCATTTTAGTCAGTTGTGTAGTCTATTGGTAAGCTTAGGCAACCCATTGCATATTCGTAAACATACCCACAAATTTCATTTGGAGTAACAATGAAGGAGTTGCCATCAACAATAGTAGGAAAACAATCCATTTTTGATTGAACAACCTGTAAAATTGCGTCCTAGATATAAGGTGAATCGTAGCTAGTACAAGCACTACATGTACGCAGAAAGTGTAGCGAACCATGCTCGTCATGGATAAGCTACTCATACCGCAAGCAGATAGATAAAACATGAGCCAGCCAGCTACATAAAATTCAGCTCTTTGTTTCCAACTTCCCTCTATCAAAAAAGGTGCTGCTTTCCGTTCGAGTAAAAAAACAATGAAAAAACTAATCAAAGCGAACGGTACTGAAATAGCATTAATTACACCAGGTAAATTCAAAATTTTAGGGTCAAGGAAAGCAAAATAACTTTCTGGCTTGAAAATGGCTAAATAGTTAGGTTTGACTCCCCATCCTATCGCTTGCGTTTGCATGTAGAAATTCCAAGCGCCAAACTTGAAATAGCAAAAGGCAAAGAATAAGAGAGAACCCAGAATAGAAACGGCGCTGACTAACAAATATTTGCTACTCTTTTGCCAAAACCGAAATGGTTTTGCTTGTCGATCTTTAGCGCTCAATAGCCAAAAATGAAATAGGGGATAAATGGCTATTGGTAGACCAACAACCCGTGTTGCAGTCATGACAAAGCCGTGCGTAGCAGCAAGAATCCAGGCAACGCGCTTTTTTGATGCAGTCCAGTAGAGAAAACCAAGCAACATCATTAAAAACAGCGATTCTGAGTAACCAGCGACTAAATAAAAAGCGGCTGGATGTACTAAAATTGCGATCGCACCGCAAAGGGATAGTCGATCGGAAATCCGCCAGCGTTGAAACAACAAAAATACATATGTCCAAAACCCCCAACAGGCTATCTGTGCGGCTAGTAGCAAAGCAGTTTGTGTAGATAGATTGAAAACGTTCTTAATCGCCCCAGCGATCGCAGGATAGCCAGGAAAAAATGCCACATTTGACAAATCTGGATTTTGCGGAGTGGGCGGAATCGTACTGCGATAGCCATGTTCGATAATATGCGTATACCAGTCACAATCCCATCGGCAAAGCTTAGAATAGCCCTCTACTAAATTTTGAGAATTTGAAAACAAACACCCGAAGAGAACTTGGATTAACGTAAATCCTAATCCTAAGCAGATAGCTTGGTAGATTCGCGGGTAACGTTTGAACCCAATGATATTTAGCACTGGCAATATCTTTTGATGTACGACAATTTATTCAGGCTTGCGAACAAACTCCTGTTGATTTGACGCAAAAGAATACATCTTGTGTCCCGTAAAGCTAAGTAGAGCTACACAAGCAGCACTGACCAAACGGGCAGCAGTAGCATTCCAACCAGCATCGTCCATTAAAAGTTGTAACAATCCTAAATTTGCCAGCAAGCTGTTGAGGGCAACTGTGGCAAACACGGCATACTGAATTAGCCAGTTCTTCCAATAGATCCCGAAAACAAAGCGACGGCTCAGCCAAAAATTAGTCGTCAATCCCATAAAATAGCTGACACACAAGGCTGAGACAGACCAAACGCCAGATTGAACGAGCAATGAAAAGATCGCGACATCAACGACTGTTGCGGCTCCACCTGTAAAGACGTAGCCACCAAATTCTTTCAAGACTTTGAGTGTCTTTTGTTGGCGAGGTTTTTTCACCGTCTTATGTGTGGTGGTCTTAGCGGTGGCACTAGCTTCTTCTTGGTATTCGCTATCTGAATTAACCGACCAAAGATTGTGCTTGCCGGGACTCAAAACATTTTCTGCGGCTAGAATCCCCATCAATAAGCTATGGTCTTGATTGTTATATTTAAATGCACCGTATCTTCCGACTAATTGAAGATTAGAAAATGGCTGCAAATACGACTGAATATCGCTTAGTGCTTGTTGATAGTTACCTGCATAAATTGGGTAAGTGCGGGGTAAGCGAACGACAAATCCACCAGAAACTTTTTCTTGATGTAAAAGTCCAATTTTGCGCAGTTCTCGTTCTGCTCGCTCTAACAATTCTGCTTCTGGTTGCTGCCACATCGGTTCGTCGTAGTTGCACCAATACTCGCAGCACAATGGTGTTTGATGCTGGTTTGGCAGCATCTCAGGCGACCAATTCGCAAAATTGGTGACTCGTCCTAATTGCACGCTTGGCTCGTTAATGTAAAGCCAGTTATCTGGGAATAAGTTATTGCCTTCAACGATCAAATAGACCAAAATTGTATTGCGAAATTTGAGAGACTTAGCAGCTGCGATCGCCTCTGATGGTGCAGTTGGATTCATTTGCTGCACCAACAAACTAATGGGGACGGAAGAAATTACACCACCGCAGTTGACTGTTGACTCCTCTCCCGTCTGGCGATTTCTTAATGTGATTTGGGTAACTTGAAAGTTATCGTGGTGAACCTGGACGACTTCTGTATTTAACAACACGCTTTGATTGTGCTGGCGCAGGTATTCACCGATTTTTTCATACAATTGTCCCGAACCTAACCGAGGAAATTCAAAGCGATCGATTAGTGTTTTGACTTTGCCATCGTTACCCAATAAAGCACTGCGAGCTGCTTTCAATAAAGATAAGCCTTTAATGCGTTGCGCCGCCCAATCTGCACTAATTTCCGTACAGGGTATGCCCCAAAGTTTTTCCGTGTAAGCCTGAAAAAATATTTCAAATAGCCGCCGACCAAATCTACTTGTCACCCATTGGGCAAAATTGCGGGGATGGCGATTGGGAAATAACTGCGATTGAGCATATGAAACGAGAATCTTGACGCTCTCAATCGGTCCCATCGTCAGTAGAGCTTCTTTCGCTTTAAGCGGATAGCTGAAATACTTTCCCCCATAGTAGATGCGTGTCAAGCGATTGACAGTGACTCGATCTTTTCCTAAGACTTCACTCCAAAGTTTGAGTACGGGAGCGAGTTTGGTGAAAAAGCGATGCGGACCAAAATCTAGAATAAAGCCTTGATATTCGATACTTTTTGCTAATCCGCCTACCCTCGTATCTCTTTCTACTACTACGACTGGCTGACCTTTTTGAGTTAAGGTGTAAGCCGCTGCTAGTCCTGCTGGACCTGCTCCGAGAATATAGATTGGATTAGCTTTACTCATGTCACACCACACTACACTAGACTACATGTCTAAACTTTTATAAAGTTTCAGACAATATACATTCATAGCGATCGCCTTGACAACCGCTATTTATTGTCAATATCTACAAATATGTCGAGTAGCTGAGCGCCAGCGTTAGCAAATCCACCAACTCTCTCTTACACCATTGTTTAGCATCAAGTATGCCTTTCCGTCTTTATAGATGGAACCCATAAAGCATCTCGCGATCGCATCTTTGGTTGTTTAAATATCGCAACTTCGCATACAGCACATATAAAAACAATATGACTTTTCTGGTCGATCGTTCAAAGCCTCACCACTAATAGCCTCCTCACAAAAATGTTTCATATCCAAGTTCTTATCAATAGTTTTAGACAGATCGATCAGACCTTTTGTTTCAACAATCTTAAAATTGTGCCTCTCTAAAATTTGGCACAAGTCACTGTAAAAGTATTCAATTTTATGTTCTGGATGAATATAACCTTTAGGACACTGTATTTGAGTTGCAGAACGATTGGGAGTATCCAGTGCCAGCTTGCCCCCTGGTTTCAACAATTTGTATGCTTGAGCAAACACTTTTTCAGCATCTTCTTGAGTTACGTGTTCTATCGATTGTCCCGACCAAACTAGATCGAAAGAACCTTCCTCAAATGAGGATAGGTCGCTCATGCTTGTATAGACATAATTAATGTCGCAACTTTTGTATTTAATATGTTGTGTTAACTCAGAAGCATTGAGCATCCTTTCATCGGGAGGTAAGTCGGCAATATAAATTTTTTCCGGTAAATATGGATAGCCAAAGCTTAATAAAGCACCTCTAGCGTCACCAGTAGAAGCTCCTCCCAAGTCTAGAATAACTTTTGCTTCTGGAAGCACCGTTCTAATCAGTTTAAATCTAGCGTGATGAAGCTTGGCATTGAGCAGATGCCAATAGTCTTTCTTACTCAATGGACGTAGTTGAAATTCAATAGAATCGACTAACATCCTCACTAGAGCAGTTCGACTCAAGCCCTTATCAAGCGCGTTCAACCAGTTTGCTAACCCCTCCGAGTCAATTTCGCGCTCAAATATGACTTTATATGCCATTCTTAAATAGCTTTCGTCAGAGAGCGTCTCCATTTCAGGCAAGCTTTCATGAGAGCGATTTTGAGCGTTTAATTCGGGTTTAGCCAACTTTTTAACGATTGTTTTTACAGACTTGGGAGCTACTTTGGCAAAAATGTTTTTGGCATTCATCTTGCTAGCTTTAAATTTTAAAATTTCAGATGATTTTTTCAAAAAGTATCGCCTTTTTTATCTACCTTAAGGCAGATATTATACTATTTCTTACTATGAAATGCTGACAATAAAAAACTCTAAAAAAACTCTAATTAGAGTAGCAGTTACGCTACTCATATTCCGACTGAGCTTCTGATTGAAATCATAAAACTTTTGACGATCGCGAACTAATCCGCTCGGCGATCGCTACTGTTTTTTGTTGCTCTCCACGTTTAGAAAAAACAAAGTATGACTTTCTCGCGATCGATGTTTTTTCCATGTAAGCATCATACTTTTTATGTAAAACTTTTTCAACTTCTACTTCTCGTTGAAAACCATGCTGTTCAAATTGTTTTACCCACCAGTGCCAATCAGCCCAAATTAAATGTCCGTTAATCGGATAGCCGTCTTTATCAACGTGAAGCAGGTTAAAAGGCTTTTCTTCAGCAATATCTCGTTCCCACTCTTTAATATAAACAGGAAAAACTGTCCCAAAGATTGGATCGTCACCAAAAGCTGGAATATTACCAAATATATAGCCACCATCAACTAATATTCGATCTATGCGATCGAGATAGTCGTGTAGTTTGTTAGGATTTAGGTGTTCAAATATATCCAAACCAAAAATTAGATCGTATTTTTCCGAAAGCTCTAGTTCTAACAAGTCTCCATGATGGATATTATTTTTGATGTCAGGAAAAGCTTTATCAATTGCCATCGAGCTAATTTCTATTCCTTCGCAATGGATGTTCATCTCATGCAAACATTGCAGAATAGTTCCATTAGCACAGCCTATTTCCAAAGCTCTTTTGGGTTGGAAGGCTGACATAATTTCAGCCATAACTTTCTTATCTTTATTAATTCTAAAACCCCATACACCCGGTTTTTCATAATAACCATGTTTGAGAATCATGGCTTCTAGCCAATCAAAATCATTGAGGTTTTCTACAGAAAAGACCAAAGCATTATTAGGCTGTAAAAGGTCTTCCACTGCGTAATAACGTTCTGGTCTGAGTTCTCGTAAATTTTGAATCCTAATATTATCTTTTAAAACTTTATTAATAAACTCATCCGACTGAACTAAGCTCATGAGTACGTCGGTTCTGCTGTAACCAGTTTGGAGAAGCTTAATGTAATGTTTTAACCCATCTTCATCAGCCTCTCGTCCTAAAAGTTTGCGATAAGCATCTACTAAAAATTCTCGGTCTGATAATGTTTCTGATTCTGAGGTGGAGCGTTTATTTGAAAGCGAATCAGAGATTTCCCCAATTTTTTTGCTAGCTTTGCTTGAGAGATTTAAGAGTTGACTCAGATAGCTCATGACTAAAATTTTCCTCCATCATTAGGACGATTTTATTTAACTTCTCAATAACTGCGGGAGGCGAAAACTTGTTTCGCTGTTGGCGCTGAGCAGTTAACACCTTTTCTCTTAACGGGTTATCTTTAACAAGAATCTTTGCCAGTGCTGCAATTTCAATCAAGTTTTCCTTATTGGTAAACATCAGCCCAGCTTTACCTAATGTCTCAGGAATCGCACTGCTTTTATACGCCAGAATCGGCACGTCAAACCACATCGCCTCAACTAGAGGAACGCAAAATCCTTCATGTTCGCTCATCGACCAAAAGAGGTGAGCAGTACGATAAAAGGCTAAGAGTTGGGCATCGTTGACTTGCCCTGGAATCATCACGTAATTCGTGACGTGCAACCGATGCATCAAGCTCGTGACGTGGTGATAGTATGGATCGTTAATGTCACCGCCACCGATGAGAATCAATCTTGCCTCTCGATCCATTGTCAAGTAATGGGCAAAAGCCTCTAGAAGGTGGTCTTGGCGCTTGTGAGGCGAGACGCGCCCGACAAAGAGAAGATTAGTTTTCCCATCCTGTAACTGTTGCATTAACTGTGGATCTGCTGCCATATCCCATTTTTTTGGGTCTACGGGTATGGGCAGTACACCTGGTGCGGTAAATCCAGATTCCGCCAGTTCAGAGGCGTTATATGTGGAAACTCCAACTGAGAGGGGAAAATGTTGGGCAAGTTGGTTTAATTCAGCCCGACCTTGTTCTAACAGTTGGGCAACGTCGGGGCGATACGACCGGAAAAACTCAGCAGGCGTGATGTTGTGGTAAATCAGACACTTAGAACTAGGATGAGCGATCGCATATTCTGTGACTTCGCAGCCAATCGAGTGATGATAAATCAATCCAGCCTGTTGACCGATACTTTTAGCATGGGGTCTTTTGGCTTCATGGGTGGCGCGTGGGTCTAGATGTTCGGCAAAAATCTCCGACTTGTAACCAAGGGCTTGTAAATAGTTTCTAATCCACCTAGCATGGTTAGAAATGGCATCCCCGTAAGAAAAACCAGCCATCAGTTGATGAATTTCTTTTAGTTGTCTCTGTTGCGGTTGTGGGGAAGTGGCTGGAATAGCTGTCAGTCCTAAAATAGTTTCGTAGCGATCGATGACTCCATCCCAACTCGCATTTTTTCTAGCATAGTTTTGACCGTTTGCACCGTATTCTGCTAGCTGTTCCATTCCAGCGCGATCGATTTGGGCAAACATCTCTGCCCATTCAATTTCTGTTGCTGCTAGCCAACCTCCCCGCGCACTCTTGACAGCACTTGCAGTTGCCAAGCAATCTTGATGTACGACTACGGGTCGTCCGTAAAACCAAGCTTCCATCATGACGCGAGAGTAACTTTCATTTCGACTGGGTTGAAATAAAGCTAAGCAATTTGCCAGCAGTGCTTCTTTCTCGCTTTCTGACACCAAACCAAGGTCAGTCAACCCTGGCGCAGCATCGTGAAATGATGTTTCTCCCGAACCAGCTAAAATCAATTGCAAACTAGAGTCTGGATACTTCTGCTTGAAAATAGCATAAGCTCTGACTAAGAAATCTGTATTTTTTGTTGCATCTCGGCGACCGAGATAGAGAATATAGCGATCTTTTTTGAGTGCTAAATTGCCAATATGACTTAGAGTTGGATCGTCATGCTGTCCGACTTCTATTCCCTCCCCAACGACATAACTTTTAGGAATAATCCCAGCACCGTATAGCTTTTTAGCAAGTTGCTCTTCACCTTCGCTATTAAATAATAACCCGCGTGCTAGGTGAAACATCTGCTCGACTTGCGGCAAATAAGCATATGCTTCGTCATGCAAACAGGGTTGTAAAAAAGCGCGATCGGCAACAAGTGACAGTCCATTTAAAATTGGACCGTATAGATAGGGTATGAATAAAAATGCTTGATATTGATGGTGATGAGTTTTGAGAAAGTGTAGTAGTTGAGGAGAACTGATACTCTCCGTGCAAAATATTGTGGCATCATCTAAGCTGACTGGACTGACTCCTGGCTTGAACTGCGCAGGCGGTACTCTCAGCATGAGATGATTGACTTGATTGAAAGCATCGTGGTCGGTGCGGACGACCTTGAACCGACGAATTGCAATCCCTTCCTCTTGACTCAATCCAGGCTTATGATGATTCTCTGCCCAGTTGCGATCGAAGGCTTGGCAGCAAGTCGTGATAATTTCAACTTTGTGTCCTCGTCGCACTAAACGAGAGGCGATCTGCCAAGCCTGTTGTTCTGCGCCGCCTTTTAAAGCTTTACCAAACCAAGGGATTACAATCGCCAGTGGCTTCATACTTTATATCCAATAAGGGCATAATCACGGGGACCAAAAAACCAGTTATGCAGGATTCGCATTTCTGGCTCGTCGCGATCGAAAGGACTAGATTCTACTGGGTTTAAGTGTAGGAGTTGGACGTTATGCAAGCCTTGATAGGTAAACAAGAATTGCATACTTTCTGGGTAAAGGGGTCTTTGGTGAGTCGGATCGGAATAAAAGTCACAAGCACCTACGAGTAAATTTTGCGGATTTGGCGTTTCAAAAATAGCGATTCCATTTGGTTGTAAAACTCGCAAGACTTCTGTAATTAAATTGAGCAACTGCGCAAAAGACAAGTGTTCGATAATATGAAAACCAGTCACGGCTCCCAAGCTATTTTCTGGTAGCGATCGCAGGTAAGTAATGACATCGGACTCGATCGCCTCCAGTCCCCTAGATTGACATTGTTCGATCGTGACTCGGTTAATATCGAGTCCTTTTGCCGTATATCCATTGTCACGGAGAAGTTCTAGCCATTCACCCCGTCCGCAGCCTACATCTAGAATTGGTGCGTCTGGCGTGCCTACGTTGGCTGCGGCAATCTTCGGCAAGTAAACTTTGAGTTTATTCGTAATGTCTTCCCGCGAGCCGCGAAATTGTTCTTCAAAAGCAGCATAAAAGGCATCTAACGAGTGCTGGTTTTCATCGAAAAAGTTGGTTAAATGCTCTTGACTAAAAGCTCCTGGTAGGCGTTGCCGTGCTTCTTCGAGAAACAGAGTAATCAATCGCTTCTGCTGTGCTAAATCATTTTTGAGATAGCTATCGTTTCGGTTGTGACGGTCTTCGATCGCCAGCAAGTGAGCGTCCATGCTACTAATACGAATACCAATACCATTCAATCCTTCTTCAGTCAACTTGAGGCGATCGCTGAATTGCTCTAAGTTGAATTCACTCGCATGGATGCGAGCGCTATTTTGACTGACGCGCTCCTCGCTGGCGTTTAAGCGTTCTCGGTTTTGCTTGACTTGCTCTTGAGTGGCATGAATCTGAGTTACTTGCTCTTGGGTGACGCTATTGAGCCGCTCTCTAATCCGAGCCAGCTGCGATTCACTCGAACCGAGGCGATCGCCTAATTGAGCTATCCGTGCTTCTGTAGAACTGAGGCGATCGCTCATGCTGCTCATTTGGGTTTTTAACTCAGCTACTTGTTCGCTCAGCCGTTGCTCGATTGCCGCGACTTCTCTTAATCCTTGACTGAGAGAAAAATTAACGACTCGCTGCTCTTTCTGAATAAAGTTGTAAATTTTGAGGCTGTACTTTTTTAACCAACCTACATTAAAGGGAAAGCGATCGAACTTTTTGGGCCAATGAGTGCGGACTTGAGCTTTGAATTCCGCATTACTCGCTAATGCTTCTATGTGGCTGATATTGACAACTTCTTTAGCGATCGCCCCGTTGACATGGCGATCGTGCTGTAATACCGTCAGCAAATCTGGCTGTCGTCGAGAAACTTCCTCTGTAATTTTTTGTTTTAATTCCTCAATATTTATTTCTGGATTATTCGCTTCAATCATTGCGGACTAACTCTGAGATTAACCTACTATTTCTAGCTTAATTTTTTTGGATCTAACAACTCATCCGTAGGTGCGATTGTTTTGACTATTTTTGCCGGAACTCCCGCCACAATTTGATAGCTGGGAACATCGCCTTTGACAACTGCACCTGCTGCAACTACAGAATGCTTGCCAATCTTGCAAGGACCAATGACTGTAACGTTGCTAGCTATCCACACTCCCTCCTCAATCGCAATATCATTTCCTTCAATCGGAAAATCATACATTCTGGCTTTACCAAACTTGTTGTAATCGTGGGTTCCAGTAATCAAGCTCACGTTATGACCGAAAAAAACATCTTCTCCTATGCATATAGTGCCAGAAGATAAGTTAAATAGAGCATTATTGACCACACACGATGCCGATAGTTTAAGTCTTTGGGGATCGCCATAAACTAAATAATGATTCAATTGCACTTGCTCGATGCATTTCTCTAAATCGGCTTGAGCTAGTTTTTGATTTAAATAACTATCAATTTGTTCTTGCCAATCGCCTTGAGCTAGCTTTTGACTTAAATAATTATCTATCCACGCTTTCATCCAATTTTCTAATCTAGATTTTAAAAATTTACGATTTAAAAAATAATTTAAAAATTTATCGATTGTCCCGTACATGCGAGTTCCTCACATAGTCTGATCTGCCTACCTGCGACTTGGAATACACCATCGACGAAATCATTGACTGCTGCTTGGATAGTAGTTGCATTTTGAATCCAATCGAGCATCTCTAAATTTTCGTGAGGACCATCGCCAAAGGCAATATCAAAGGCATAGCTACCTCCGGCGAGGTGGGGCCAAATAAACTCGAATTCGACTGTAGCTCTACCAATTTCCGATTTTGATAACCAGTAATCGGCAAATTCTTTATCTAAAAGTTCGGTACTCCAACCTGAAAGTACGGTTCGCAATCGATCTAATAAAGCAATACCAACGTTAGGTTTTCTGACGATATCGTGTCTAAATGTGGTAATTCTGACTTTAACAATGTCGCCGGGATAAACTAATTGAATCGGGCGATCGTTTGCTCCTAACAAACAAACATCTTCTATTTCTGCTCGTCCCGTACCAAATCTTTCATAATTAGCAAACGATAAAAACTTTTTATTAGTAAAAGGATTAATTTCTTTAATTGTTATTTTCTTGATGTCGATATTTTCATCATTCTGATTGTTAATAGCTATACTATGGGGAACATCTGGGCGATCGTGGAGGTGTGAAGCAGTCCGCTTGTTCACTTCTTCGTGTACCCAAGCTTGATAATGCTTGCAAACTTCCGCTGGCTTGCCACTATCGACAACGATTCCTTGATTCATCCAAAGTGCTTTTGAGCAAAGGCGCGAGACTGCCCCCACATCGTGAGATACATATAAAATTGTCCCACCATTATCTTGAAATTCCCGAATTTTTGCCATACACCGATGTACGAACACGCCATCTCCTACAGCTAGTGCTTCATCCACAATTAAAATTTCGGGATTGACATTAATCGCGACAGCAAAAGCTAAGCGGACAAACATACCACTAGAATAGGTTTTGACGGGTTGTTCCATAAACTCGCCAATCTCTGCAAAAGAGACAATCTCATCAAACTTAGCTTCTATTTCTGTTCTACTTAAACCTAGAATCTGTCCGTTGAAAAAGACATTTTGCCGTCCGGTAAACTCTGGATTAAACCCACTCCCTAACTCAAGTAAAGCTGAAACTCGACCGCTAACATAAACTTCACCTGTTGTAGGTGTTAGCGTTCCAGCAATAACTTGCAATAACGTACTTTTACCAGAGCCATTTTGACCGATAATTCCTACAGTTTCTCCTTTT
This window of the Chroococcidiopsis thermalis PCC 7203 genome carries:
- a CDS encoding ABC transporter ATP-binding protein, whose protein sequence is MSEIAISVKQVSKCYRCYNRPIDRLKEILLPGKSRAQEFWALKDISLEVTKGETVGIIGQNGSGKSTLLQVIAGTLTPTTGEVYVSGRVSALLELGSGFNPEFTGRQNVFFNGQILGLSRTEIEAKFDEIVSFAEIGEFMEQPVKTYSSGMFVRLAFAVAINVNPEILIVDEALAVGDGVFVHRCMAKIREFQDNGGTILYVSHDVGAVSRLCSKALWMNQGIVVDSGKPAEVCKHYQAWVHEEVNKRTASHLHDRPDVPHSIAINNQNDENIDIKKITIKEINPFTNKKFLSFANYERFGTGRAEIEDVCLLGANDRPIQLVYPGDIVKVRITTFRHDIVRKPNVGIALLDRLRTVLSGWSTELLDKEFADYWLSKSEIGRATVEFEFIWPHLAGGSYAFDIAFGDGPHENLEMLDWIQNATTIQAAVNDFVDGVFQVAGRQIRLCEELACTGQSINF
- a CDS encoding methyltransferase domain-containing protein, whose translation is MNAKNIFAKVAPKSVKTIVKKLAKPELNAQNRSHESLPEMETLSDESYLRMAYKVIFEREIDSEGLANWLNALDKGLSRTALVRMLVDSIEFQLRPLSKKDYWHLLNAKLHHARFKLIRTVLPEAKVILDLGGASTGDARGALLSFGYPYLPEKIYIADLPPDERMLNASELTQHIKYKSCDINYVYTSMSDLSSFEEGSFDLVWSGQSIEHVTQEDAEKVFAQAYKLLKPGGKLALDTPNRSATQIQCPKGYIHPEHKIEYFYSDLCQILERHNFKIVETKGLIDLSKTIDKNLDMKHFCEEAISGEALNDRPEKSYCFYMCCMRSCDI
- a CDS encoding class I SAM-dependent methyltransferase, which codes for MIEANNPEINIEELKQKITEEVSRRQPDLLTVLQHDRHVNGAIAKEVVNISHIEALASNAEFKAQVRTHWPKKFDRFPFNVGWLKKYSLKIYNFIQKEQRVVNFSLSQGLREVAAIEQRLSEQVAELKTQMSSMSDRLSSTEARIAQLGDRLGSSESQLARIRERLNSVTQEQVTQIHATQEQVKQNRERLNASEERVSQNSARIHASEFNLEQFSDRLKLTEEGLNGIGIRISSMDAHLLAIEDRHNRNDSYLKNDLAQQKRLITLFLEEARQRLPGAFSQEHLTNFFDENQHSLDAFYAAFEEQFRGSREDITNKLKVYLPKIAAANVGTPDAPILDVGCGRGEWLELLRDNGYTAKGLDINRVTIEQCQSRGLEAIESDVITYLRSLPENSLGAVTGFHIIEHLSFAQLLNLITEVLRVLQPNGIAIFETPNPQNLLVGACDFYSDPTHQRPLYPESMQFLFTYQGLHNVQLLHLNPVESSPFDRDEPEMRILHNWFFGPRDYALIGYKV
- a CDS encoding GtrA family protein, translating into MSKANPIYILGAGPAGLAAAYTLTQKGQPVVVVERDTRVGGLAKSIEYQGFILDFGPHRFFTKLAPVLKLWSEVLGKDRVTVNRLTRIYYGGKYFSYPLKAKEALLTMGPIESVKILVSYAQSQLFPNRHPRNFAQWVTSRFGRRLFEIFFQAYTEKLWGIPCTEISADWAAQRIKGLSLLKAARSALLGNDGKVKTLIDRFEFPRLGSGQLYEKIGEYLRQHNQSVLLNTEVVQVHHDNFQVTQITLRNRQTGEESTVNCGGVISSVPISLLVQQMNPTAPSEAIAAAKSLKFRNTILVYLIVEGNNLFPDNWLYINEPSVQLGRVTNFANWSPEMLPNQHQTPLCCEYWCNYDEPMWQQPEAELLERAERELRKIGLLHQEKVSGGFVVRLPRTYPIYAGNYQQALSDIQSYLQPFSNLQLVGRYGAFKYNNQDHSLLMGILAAENVLSPGKHNLWSVNSDSEYQEEASATAKTTTHKTVKKPRQQKTLKVLKEFGGYVFTGGAATVVDVAIFSLLVQSGVWSVSALCVSYFMGLTTNFWLSRRFVFGIYWKNWLIQYAVFATVALNSLLANLGLLQLLMDDAGWNATAARLVSAACVALLSFTGHKMYSFASNQQEFVRKPE
- a CDS encoding glycosyltransferase family 4 protein, which encodes MKPLAIVIPWFGKALKGGAEQQAWQIASRLVRRGHKVEIITTCCQAFDRNWAENHHKPGLSQEEGIAIRRFKVVRTDHDAFNQVNHLMLRVPPAQFKPGVSPVSLDDATIFCTESISSPQLLHFLKTHHHQYQAFLFIPYLYGPILNGLSLVADRAFLQPCLHDEAYAYLPQVEQMFHLARGLLFNSEGEEQLAKKLYGAGIIPKSYVVGEGIEVGQHDDPTLSHIGNLALKKDRYILYLGRRDATKNTDFLVRAYAIFKQKYPDSSLQLILAGSGETSFHDAAPGLTDLGLVSESEKEALLANCLALFQPSRNESYSRVMMEAWFYGRPVVVHQDCLATASAVKSARGGWLAATEIEWAEMFAQIDRAGMEQLAEYGANGQNYARKNASWDGVIDRYETILGLTAIPATSPQPQQRQLKEIHQLMAGFSYGDAISNHARWIRNYLQALGYKSEIFAEHLDPRATHEAKRPHAKSIGQQAGLIYHHSIGCEVTEYAIAHPSSKCLIYHNITPAEFFRSYRPDVAQLLEQGRAELNQLAQHFPLSVGVSTYNASELAESGFTAPGVLPIPVDPKKWDMAADPQLMQQLQDGKTNLLFVGRVSPHKRQDHLLEAFAHYLTMDREARLILIGGGDINDPYYHHVTSLMHRLHVTNYVMIPGQVNDAQLLAFYRTAHLFWSMSEHEGFCVPLVEAMWFDVPILAYKSSAIPETLGKAGLMFTNKENLIEIAALAKILVKDNPLREKVLTAQRQQRNKFSPPAVIEKLNKIVLMMEENFSHELSESTLKSLKQS
- a CDS encoding DUF4214 domain-containing protein codes for the protein MSYLSQLLNLSSKASKKIGEISDSLSNKRSTSESETLSDREFLVDAYRKLLGREADEDGLKHYIKLLQTGYSRTDVLMSLVQSDEFINKVLKDNIRIQNLRELRPERYYAVEDLLQPNNALVFSVENLNDFDWLEAMILKHGYYEKPGVWGFRINKDKKVMAEIMSAFQPKRALEIGCANGTILQCLHEMNIHCEGIEISSMAIDKAFPDIKNNIHHGDLLELELSEKYDLIFGLDIFEHLNPNKLHDYLDRIDRILVDGGYIFGNIPAFGDDPIFGTVFPVYIKEWERDIAEEKPFNLLHVDKDGYPINGHLIWADWHWWVKQFEQHGFQREVEVEKVLHKKYDAYMEKTSIARKSYFVFSKRGEQQKTVAIAERISSRSSKVL
- a CDS encoding acyltransferase is translated as MKAWIDNYLSQKLAQGDWQEQIDSYLNQKLAQADLEKCIEQVQLNHYLVYGDPQRLKLSASCVVNNALFNLSSGTICIGEDVFFGHNVSLITGTHDYNKFGKARMYDFPIEGNDIAIEEGVWIASNVTVIGPCKIGKHSVVAAGAVVKGDVPSYQIVAGVPAKIVKTIAPTDELLDPKKLS